Below is a genomic region from Pantanalinema sp..
GTGCGCCCGCGTCGGCCTCGGCGCCCGTCCAGCTCGCCGGCGAGGCAGTCCCAAGCGACGCCGGGCCGGAGGCCCAGCTCGCCGCGGCCTCGCCGTCCTGTGATTGCGCCGAGGCCACGGGAAGCCCCCCGATCGCAGCGGCCGCCGAGGCGGCCCTCGCGTCCAACGAGACGTACCTGGGCTTGGTCCTCGCCATGATCGAGGGGCAGGTCGAGTACCCCATGCAGGCGCGCCGCATGGGATGGGCGGGCAAGAGCGTCGTGCGATGTGCCGTCGCGCGCGACGGGGCCATCGAGGGGGTTGAGGTTCAGACCTCCTCCGGCTACGGGCTGCTCGATGCGGCCGCCGTCCGCGCCATCCAGCGCTTGCGCCATTTCCCGCCGCTGCCGGAGGCGATCGCGGGCGAG
It encodes:
- a CDS encoding energy transducer TonB, with translation MRPASRGSWALLASIVLHGGGLWAGFHGLTPSSVSPHAIIPVVLRDLPQAPVPRPQRPEPPAERPRSTPVQARTVAPPRPARQPAMRPSTRSSAPASASAPVQLAGEAVPSDAGPEAQLAAASPSCDCAEATGSPPIAAAAEAALASNETYLGLVLAMIEGQVEYPMQARRMGWAGKSVVRCAVARDGAIEGVEVQTSSGYGLLDAAAVRAIQRLRHFPPLPEAIAGEKVLFSVPVTFRLAN